Proteins from a genomic interval of Dichotomicrobium thermohalophilum:
- a CDS encoding chorismate mutase produces MSTKRPEDCQNMEQVRAEIDRIDDALVDLIAQRFTYVDRAWQLKSRPEEATVPWRIQEVIDKVEARARDRGLPPELAEALWRQMIGWFIQYEEQRLRRERGEPT; encoded by the coding sequence ATGAGCACCAAACGGCCGGAAGACTGTCAGAATATGGAACAGGTGCGCGCCGAGATCGACCGGATCGACGACGCGCTCGTCGACCTGATCGCCCAGCGCTTCACCTATGTCGACCGCGCGTGGCAGCTCAAATCCCGCCCGGAAGAAGCGACGGTGCCGTGGCGCATCCAGGAGGTGATCGACAAAGTCGAGGCACGCGCCCGTGACCGCGGCCTGCCGCCGGAACTGGCCGAGGCGCTGTGGCGTCAGATGATCGGCTGGTTCATCCAGTACGAGGAGCAGCGCCTCAGGCGCGAGCGCGGCGAACCCACATGA
- the gatA gene encoding Asp-tRNA(Asn)/Glu-tRNA(Gln) amidotransferase subunit GatA — protein MPKTKTTNPTDLTLTEARDALQSKSLSSVDLTRAHLEAIAAGNEQLNAFIEVTLEKALAMAEESDARIGRGEARPLEGVPLGIKDLFCTRDVHSTACSNILKGFQPPYESTVTQKLWDSGAVMLGKLNMDEFAMGSSNESSARGPCVNPWRAKGKRKKLVPGGSSGGSAAAVAARFCLGATASDTGGSIRQPAALTGTVGVKPTYGRCSRWGMVAFASSLDQAGVITRTVKDSAILLREICGHDPKDSTSAPVDVPDFEAALDETVKGLRVGVPKEYRLDGMSAEMVALWEKGIEWFRDAGAEIKEVSLPHMRYALPAYYIIAPAEASSNLARYDGVRYGLRVDGNDLIDMYERTRAEGFGAEVKRRILMGTYVLSAGYYDAYYLKAQKVRTLIKQDFDTAFEDVDVMLTPTTPGPAFGINEKQDPVEMYLNDIFTVPINMAGLPGLSVPAGLTESGLPLGLQLIGRPYDEATMLRAGQVIEDAAGMFPAPRNWWAKSKA, from the coding sequence ATGCCCAAAACGAAGACGACCAATCCCACCGACCTGACGCTGACCGAGGCGCGCGACGCGCTGCAGTCCAAATCACTGAGCTCGGTTGACCTGACGCGCGCGCATCTGGAGGCCATCGCGGCAGGCAACGAGCAGCTTAACGCCTTCATCGAGGTGACGCTGGAGAAGGCGTTGGCGATGGCCGAGGAATCGGACGCGCGGATCGGACGTGGCGAGGCCCGTCCGCTGGAAGGCGTTCCGCTCGGCATCAAGGACCTGTTCTGTACGCGGGATGTGCACTCAACCGCCTGCTCCAACATTCTCAAAGGCTTCCAGCCGCCCTACGAGTCGACTGTCACGCAAAAGCTGTGGGACTCTGGCGCGGTCATGCTCGGCAAACTCAACATGGACGAGTTCGCCATGGGCTCGTCGAACGAGAGCAGCGCGCGCGGCCCCTGCGTGAACCCGTGGCGGGCGAAGGGCAAGCGCAAGAAGCTGGTGCCGGGCGGCTCGTCCGGCGGCTCGGCGGCGGCGGTTGCGGCGCGGTTCTGCCTCGGCGCGACGGCGTCGGACACCGGCGGATCGATCCGTCAACCCGCGGCCCTCACCGGCACGGTGGGCGTGAAGCCGACTTATGGCCGCTGTTCACGCTGGGGCATGGTCGCCTTCGCTTCCTCTCTCGACCAGGCGGGGGTGATAACCCGCACGGTCAAGGACAGCGCCATCCTTCTGCGCGAGATCTGCGGGCATGATCCCAAGGACTCGACCAGCGCGCCGGTCGATGTGCCGGACTTCGAGGCGGCGCTCGACGAAACGGTCAAAGGGCTGAGGGTCGGCGTTCCGAAGGAATACCGCCTCGACGGCATGTCGGCGGAGATGGTCGCGCTTTGGGAGAAGGGGATCGAATGGTTCCGCGATGCTGGCGCCGAGATCAAGGAAGTCAGCCTCCCCCACATGCGCTATGCGCTGCCGGCCTACTACATCATTGCCCCGGCCGAAGCCTCCTCGAATCTCGCCCGCTACGATGGCGTTCGCTACGGCCTGCGCGTCGACGGCAACGACCTGATCGACATGTACGAGCGCACGCGCGCGGAAGGCTTCGGAGCGGAGGTCAAGCGCCGGATCCTGATGGGCACCTACGTGCTCTCGGCTGGCTATTATGACGCCTATTACCTGAAGGCGCAGAAGGTCCGCACGCTGATCAAGCAGGATTTCGACACCGCCTTCGAGGATGTCGACGTTATGCTCACCCCGACGACGCCGGGCCCGGCCTTCGGCATTAATGAAAAGCAGGACCCAGTGGAGATGTATCTGAATGACATCTTCACAGTGCCGATCAACATGGCGGGGCTGCCCGGTTTGTCGGTGCCTGCCGGCCTGACGGAGAGCGGGCTGCCGCTGGGGCTGCAGCTCATCGGCCGACCCTACGACGAGGCGACGATGCTGCGCGCGGGGCAGGTGATCGAGGATGCTGCAGGGATGTTCCCGGCGCCGCGGAACTGGTGGGCCAAGTCAAAAGCGTGA
- the gatC gene encoding Asp-tRNA(Asn)/Glu-tRNA(Gln) amidotransferase subunit GatC: MQIDEATVRHIARLARIKIGKQEAANLERELTAILDWVDQLGEVDTENVAPLTRIGDLTLPWRTDEVTAGGCQDDILRNAPMTEDGFFVVPKVVE; encoded by the coding sequence ATGCAGATCGATGAGGCCACGGTGCGCCATATCGCCCGGTTGGCGCGCATAAAGATTGGCAAACAGGAAGCCGCGAACCTGGAGCGCGAACTCACCGCGATCCTCGACTGGGTGGACCAGCTCGGCGAGGTCGACACGGAAAATGTCGCCCCCCTGACCCGCATCGGCGACCTGACGCTGCCATGGCGCACTGACGAGGTCACGGCGGGCGGCTGCCAGGACGACATCCTCCGTAATGCCCCGATGACGGAAGACGGCTTCTTCGTCGTGCCCAAGGTCGTGGAGTAG